In Rahnella sikkimica, the following are encoded in one genomic region:
- a CDS encoding phage GP46 family protein: protein MTDITTLWNAEQSLGDWVESAGDLLAGDDLETAILISLFTDRLARDDDEYDGDDRKGWWGDIEQDYPIGSRLWLLRRQKLTVATANKAESYASEALKWLIDDGVVASITPVTQIVYPNRLNLIITYEKPGQSAESKRYFWVWES from the coding sequence ATGACAGACATCACAACGCTCTGGAATGCAGAACAATCCCTCGGTGACTGGGTTGAATCAGCGGGGGATTTGCTGGCTGGTGACGATCTGGAAACGGCCATTTTAATCAGCCTGTTCACTGACCGGCTGGCGCGGGATGACGATGAATATGACGGCGACGACCGAAAGGGGTGGTGGGGGGATATTGAACAAGACTATCCCATTGGTTCCAGGCTCTGGTTGCTTCGGCGGCAAAAGCTCACGGTGGCCACAGCGAATAAAGCGGAGAGCTATGCCTCAGAGGCGTTGAAATGGCTGATCGACGACGGTGTTGTTGCCAGCATTACACCCGTAACACAGATTGTTTACCCGAACCGCCTAAATCTCATTATTACTTACGAAAAACCGGGACAAAGCGCTGAATCAAAACGCTACTTCTGGGTCTGGGAGTCTTAA
- a CDS encoding DNA primase — MSKKIRGFAHLFGFSANASEDDEDEKEKSKKAKGRRAEDDDKDDQDDQGKSKKSQRAEDDGDDPDDEDGNDKEKSKKAKSRRAEDDDDDADADEDEGDENDGDDDEDDRDVKKGRRAERDRISRILGSKYAAGKGPLAVSLAITTGMSSAAAIRVLASSGPMQPQQSRRMSLDERMSKVENHQLGNDVQPAASGSAGALVTAMTSLYNSTKGKK; from the coding sequence ATGTCAAAGAAAATTCGAGGTTTTGCGCACCTGTTTGGTTTTTCTGCGAATGCTTCTGAAGATGATGAAGACGAAAAAGAGAAGTCCAAAAAGGCCAAAGGTCGTCGTGCGGAAGATGACGATAAAGACGATCAGGATGATCAAGGTAAGTCCAAAAAATCTCAGCGTGCAGAAGATGATGGTGATGATCCTGACGACGAAGATGGTAATGACAAGGAAAAGTCTAAAAAAGCCAAATCCCGCCGTGCGGAGGATGATGACGACGATGCGGACGCCGATGAGGATGAGGGCGACGAAAACGACGGTGACGATGATGAAGATGATCGTGATGTCAAAAAAGGCCGCCGCGCTGAGCGTGACCGCATCTCCCGCATTCTCGGCAGCAAATATGCTGCGGGTAAAGGTCCGCTGGCGGTTTCGCTGGCTATCACTACCGGCATGAGTTCGGCTGCCGCCATCCGCGTGCTGGCAAGCTCCGGGCCGATGCAGCCGCAGCAGTCTCGCCGCATGTCACTGGACGAACGCATGTCGAAGGTCGAAAACCATCAGTTGGGAAATGACGTGCAACCTGCTGCGTCCGGCTCTGCTGGCGCACTGGTTACTGCTATGACCAGTTTGTACAACTCAACCAAAGGTAAAAAATAA
- a CDS encoding ATP-binding protein translates to MNAAALRGLVISALTGKTDALDRVYSPRDWPTAEDMYPAILVQTPFDLKNSLGRNVPQFTTVTTVLITGRLQELDEVDQDNGAVKAQEALEQLREQIERAVINSYELTRQTQQFLQVRSTIDVNAGGEGHTAQLLMELDIEYYQGPEDFYPIEADPLEGIDVTIVEPDGTPQVGVTIDLPQ, encoded by the coding sequence ATGAATGCAGCAGCTTTGCGGGGGCTCGTCATCAGCGCGCTCACGGGAAAGACGGACGCCCTTGATCGCGTTTATTCCCCGCGCGACTGGCCCACGGCTGAGGATATGTATCCCGCTATTCTGGTGCAGACCCCTTTTGATCTGAAAAACTCCCTCGGGCGCAACGTGCCGCAGTTTACGACAGTGACCACCGTTCTAATTACCGGCCGCTTACAGGAGCTTGATGAGGTAGATCAGGACAACGGGGCGGTAAAAGCGCAGGAGGCACTGGAGCAGCTGCGCGAACAAATTGAGCGAGCCGTGATTAACAGCTATGAGCTCACCCGCCAGACTCAGCAGTTTTTACAGGTGCGCTCCACCATCGATGTCAACGCCGGTGGTGAAGGGCATACGGCCCAGTTGCTGATGGAACTGGATATCGAATATTACCAGGGCCCGGAAGATTTTTACCCTATCGAAGCGGACCCACTTGAAGGGATTGACGTCACCATTGTAGAGCCTGACGGCACACCGCAAGTCGGCGTCACCATCGACCTGCCTCAATAA
- a CDS encoding phage baseplate assembly protein domain-containing protein codes for MTAISTLYRRAMMMLGVGRATLTNDAGGIQQIQYETPLEVKSNTPRMMEFGFSSSLPADSDVLIAYLGGDRSNAVVIASGHKASRKAGLEQGESILYNMWGMHVKLTETGIEIDAKGQEVNVINATKVTIVASEEVFADTPVLKCSGDIIDNAGSNTTTLKNLRDVYNGHDHVVKNVQSGSSSPTSEKPGEKVQ; via the coding sequence ATGACAGCCATCAGCACGCTCTACCGCAGGGCCATGATGATGTTGGGGGTAGGGCGCGCAACCCTGACCAACGACGCGGGGGGGATCCAACAAATTCAGTATGAGACCCCCCTCGAAGTCAAAAGTAATACCCCGCGCATGATGGAATTTGGTTTCTCTTCCTCATTACCGGCTGATTCAGATGTCCTGATTGCCTATCTGGGAGGTGACCGGTCAAACGCTGTGGTGATTGCATCCGGGCATAAGGCCAGCCGAAAAGCTGGTTTGGAACAGGGCGAGTCCATTCTCTACAACATGTGGGGCATGCATGTAAAGCTGACTGAAACGGGGATAGAAATCGATGCTAAAGGCCAGGAGGTGAACGTCATCAATGCGACTAAGGTGACCATCGTTGCATCAGAAGAGGTGTTTGCCGATACGCCGGTACTCAAGTGTTCAGGCGATATTATCGATAACGCGGGGAGTAATACTACAACGTTGAAAAATTTGCGCGATGTCTACAATGGCCACGATCACGTTGTGAAAAACGTGCAGAGCGGCAGCTCCTCACCGACCAGTGAAAAACCGGGGGAAAAGGTTCAATGA
- a CDS encoding phage tail assembly protein: MEEQDKTILIPLDKPLADASGKLVWENIELHEPAVIEVNQFLDKQKASGALAGMGHLICLLSGVTPQVIKRLPFTTYKRCESFLLTFLNYKPENPNAESQPQSSTIIMLANPLQDSAGKRSWSSIDLSEPNLEQVDQFYKTQTVKGGLTSMSALIAELSDIPPEVINRLPYTDYKSCEAYLLGFLNYSPTPDTGGM, translated from the coding sequence GTGGAAGAACAGGATAAAACCATCCTTATCCCACTGGACAAACCGCTGGCTGATGCCAGCGGTAAACTGGTTTGGGAAAATATTGAGCTGCATGAACCTGCTGTCATCGAGGTAAATCAGTTTCTTGATAAACAGAAAGCCAGTGGTGCCCTTGCCGGAATGGGGCACCTTATTTGCCTTCTGTCCGGCGTTACCCCGCAGGTGATTAAGCGGTTGCCTTTTACGACATATAAGCGGTGTGAGTCTTTCCTGCTCACTTTCTTGAATTACAAACCTGAAAACCCCAATGCAGAGAGTCAGCCGCAAAGCAGCACGATCATTATGTTGGCGAACCCGCTTCAAGACAGTGCGGGAAAACGCAGCTGGAGCAGCATTGACCTGTCTGAACCCAATCTGGAACAGGTAGACCAGTTTTATAAAACACAGACAGTAAAGGGGGGCCTGACTTCAATGTCAGCACTGATCGCCGAACTCTCGGATATTCCGCCGGAAGTGATCAATCGCCTGCCTTATACCGATTACAAAAGCTGCGAGGCCTATCTGCTGGGTTTTTTAAACTACTCCCCGACACCGGACACTGGCGGGATGTGA
- a CDS encoding phage tail sheath subtilisin-like domain-containing protein has protein sequence MDFQNIPSNLRTSLFFAEFDNSQANTATATQRTLIIGQALTSAGVQLNVPVIESSASNTAGIYGAGSMLHNQMVGYLANDVSGEIYLLPLADGVAQTAATGTVTLTAAPTETGVISLYIAGQRVQATVLSTDSVTSMAAALTAAILAKTALPVTAASALGVVTLTAKNKGAHGNGIDLRLNYQGSAGGESTPAGLGITLTAMTGGAGAPDMTNALANLGDRTFDFIVTPYTDTTSLNALKGLLSDSTGRWSYAQQLYGHVFGAASGTYGQLTTIGEARNDQHATLLGVYDSPTPAYVWAAAATGAVAGSLRNDPGRPLQTLTISGVLAPPLASRFELTERNNLLYSGVSTFTVADDNTVQVENLITTYQTNKYGDADDSYLQVETLFLLMFVTRFIRTQVTSKFARMKLAADGTRFAPGSAIVTPNIIRAELIAQYTQLEYNGYVQDSKAFAAGLVVTKSTSNPNRVDVLWDGVLINQLRVFALLNQFRLQAAA, from the coding sequence ATGGATTTTCAAAATATCCCTTCCAATCTTCGCACGTCGCTTTTCTTTGCCGAGTTTGATAATTCTCAGGCGAACACGGCGACAGCAACACAGCGCACGTTGATTATCGGCCAGGCGCTCACAAGCGCAGGCGTGCAGCTCAATGTTCCTGTTATTGAATCCTCCGCGTCCAATACGGCTGGAATTTACGGTGCTGGCTCAATGCTCCACAACCAGATGGTCGGGTATCTGGCGAACGACGTCTCGGGGGAGATTTATTTACTTCCGCTGGCGGACGGTGTTGCCCAGACGGCCGCAACCGGCACCGTGACTTTAACGGCCGCGCCAACCGAAACCGGTGTGATTTCGCTCTACATTGCGGGTCAGCGAGTACAGGCTACGGTGTTGAGTACTGATTCAGTGACGTCTATGGCGGCGGCATTAACAGCGGCGATTCTGGCAAAAACCGCGCTGCCGGTGACGGCCGCGTCTGCGCTGGGAGTTGTTACGCTGACGGCCAAAAATAAAGGTGCTCACGGCAACGGGATTGATCTGCGCCTGAATTATCAGGGCAGCGCAGGGGGCGAAAGTACGCCTGCCGGGCTGGGTATCACGCTCACCGCCATGACCGGCGGCGCTGGCGCACCGGATATGACCAATGCACTGGCCAATCTGGGCGACCGCACCTTTGATTTTATTGTGACGCCTTATACAGACACAACCTCACTCAATGCGCTTAAAGGGCTGCTTTCCGACAGCACCGGCCGCTGGAGCTACGCGCAGCAACTGTATGGCCATGTCTTCGGGGCTGCATCAGGCACTTATGGGCAACTGACCACTATCGGTGAAGCGCGTAACGATCAGCACGCCACGTTGCTGGGCGTCTATGACTCACCGACCCCGGCCTATGTCTGGGCAGCGGCGGCAACGGGTGCGGTGGCGGGCAGCTTGCGTAACGACCCGGGCCGACCTTTGCAAACGCTGACCATCAGCGGTGTTCTGGCACCGCCGTTAGCATCACGCTTTGAACTGACGGAACGTAACAACCTGCTTTACAGCGGGGTTTCGACATTCACCGTTGCTGATGACAATACGGTGCAGGTTGAAAATCTGATCACCACGTATCAGACCAATAAATACGGGGATGCAGACGACAGCTATCTGCAGGTTGAAACGCTGTTCCTGCTGATGTTTGTGACCCGTTTTATCAGAACGCAGGTGACGTCTAAATTTGCCCGCATGAAGCTGGCCGCCGACGGTACCCGATTTGCGCCTGGCTCAGCCATCGTGACGCCGAATATTATCCGCGCGGAGCTGATCGCCCAGTACACCCAGCTGGAATACAACGGGTATGTGCAAGATTCCAAAGCTTTCGCCGCCGGTTTAGTGGTGACGAAAAGCACCTCTAACCCGAACCGGGTTGATGTGCTGTGGGATGGCGTTCTGATCAACCAACTGCGCGTGTTCGCTCTCCTCAACCAGTTCCGCCTGCAAGCCGCGGCGTAA
- a CDS encoding phage baseplate assembly protein yields the protein MNDEMTLTIGGKILSGWDEVRITRSIERMPSDFDLSLMDEFPGSDEKQLVKEGDACVVKLGADTVITGYIDRWAPMISATRHEVRATGRSKCQDLVDCSAKWNNNVITGATALQIAQRLAAPYGITVSSDVTDMENVPQFTLNWGESSQEIIDRITRWAALLYYDLPDGSLYLTRVGTKKAASGVSQGVNIEAAAYEASIDERFSEYTGVSMSVNPLVDDSGYGAVTKATAKDPDVAKMRYRNRIIIVESTMNTPKLAQQAIDWEMNRRYGRSKSLQVTVDNWRDSAGKLWEPNTLIPVNIPKMGINDVLWLLAEVTFLKDDRGTAAQMVLMPPAAFSVQPYRFYSLIPELNR from the coding sequence ATGAATGATGAAATGACGTTAACCATCGGCGGGAAAATTCTTTCCGGCTGGGATGAAGTGCGGATCACCCGCAGTATTGAACGGATGCCCAGCGATTTTGACCTGTCGTTAATGGATGAATTCCCCGGCAGTGATGAAAAGCAGCTGGTGAAAGAAGGTGATGCCTGCGTGGTTAAACTGGGCGCTGATACGGTCATCACGGGGTATATCGACCGCTGGGCACCGATGATTTCTGCCACTCGGCATGAGGTCAGGGCAACCGGGCGCAGTAAATGCCAGGACCTTGTGGACTGTTCGGCCAAATGGAACAACAACGTGATCACCGGCGCGACGGCGCTGCAAATCGCCCAGCGTCTGGCTGCACCTTATGGCATCACGGTGTCGAGTGACGTGACCGACATGGAAAACGTGCCGCAGTTCACGCTTAACTGGGGGGAAAGTTCACAGGAAATTATTGACCGCATCACCCGCTGGGCCGCGCTACTGTATTACGATCTGCCAGACGGCAGTCTCTACCTGACCCGCGTTGGCACTAAAAAAGCAGCCAGCGGCGTATCTCAGGGCGTGAATATTGAAGCCGCAGCGTATGAGGCCTCAATAGATGAACGGTTCTCTGAATACACCGGTGTCTCAATGTCAGTCAATCCTCTGGTTGATGACAGCGGATACGGCGCGGTGACCAAGGCCACGGCAAAAGATCCTGATGTGGCCAAAATGCGGTACCGGAACCGTATCATCATCGTTGAAAGCACGATGAACACTCCAAAACTGGCGCAACAGGCGATTGACTGGGAAATGAACCGCCGTTACGGCCGCTCAAAATCACTTCAGGTCACCGTCGATAACTGGCGCGACAGCGCCGGTAAATTGTGGGAGCCGAACACGCTGATCCCGGTCAATATCCCCAAAATGGGGATCAACGACGTGCTGTGGTTGTTAGCAGAGGTAACTTTTCTCAAAGACGACCGCGGTACCGCTGCGCAAATGGTGCTGATGCCGCCGGCTGCATTCTCTGTTCAGCCTTACCGTTTCTACAGCCTCATACCGGAGTTGAACAGATGA
- a CDS encoding baseplate J/gp47 family protein: MPYNRPTLSELRARNIAAIESELKGVGTPLRFSNLNILGSADAGLAYLHFGYLDWIAKQSVPWSATDENLAGWASIKSVTRKAANAGTNNATVFTGNSGGTIPAGTVLNRGDGYQYTTDAKIDIGGSGTATGAITAVLPDPNDDPTGGGDAGNTPAGTQLTLDVSISGVDSTVTINTAITDGADIETEDAFRSRMLLAYQNTPQGGNDEDYESWALAVSGVTRAWTVRRLMGAGTVGVYIMIDGSDTSNHGFPVGTDGISQLENWSAVKATGDQGRVADAIYPQQPVTSLVYVCSPIQHVINFTISGISTADSTTTTAVAAAIDGVLFESGNPQGTTILLSDLLIAISNVSGTSGFILTSPAANITTATGELPVRGTVTYT, from the coding sequence ATGCCATACAACAGGCCGACGCTGAGTGAATTGCGTGCGCGCAACATAGCTGCCATTGAATCCGAGTTAAAAGGGGTAGGCACCCCGTTACGTTTTTCAAACCTGAATATTCTGGGTTCTGCCGATGCTGGGCTGGCTTATCTTCATTTTGGGTATCTCGACTGGATTGCAAAACAGTCGGTACCCTGGTCTGCCACTGATGAAAATCTGGCGGGATGGGCTTCAATAAAAAGCGTGACGCGAAAAGCCGCTAATGCCGGAACAAACAACGCCACCGTTTTTACTGGTAATTCAGGAGGCACCATTCCGGCGGGTACGGTGCTAAATCGTGGGGATGGCTATCAGTACACAACAGACGCGAAAATTGATATCGGGGGATCGGGTACGGCAACGGGGGCCATCACTGCTGTATTGCCCGATCCCAATGATGACCCCACCGGCGGCGGTGATGCCGGAAATACCCCGGCGGGCACCCAGCTGACACTTGATGTCAGTATTTCCGGCGTTGATTCAACGGTGACGATCAACACCGCCATTACTGATGGCGCTGACATTGAAACGGAAGATGCTTTCCGCTCCCGGATGCTTTTAGCCTATCAAAATACGCCACAGGGCGGGAATGATGAGGATTATGAATCCTGGGCGCTGGCCGTCTCCGGCGTCACGCGGGCGTGGACAGTCCGCCGCCTGATGGGGGCGGGAACGGTCGGCGTATACATCATGATCGATGGCAGTGATACGTCAAACCACGGTTTTCCGGTCGGCACTGATGGGATTTCGCAACTCGAAAACTGGTCAGCAGTGAAGGCAACTGGCGATCAGGGCAGGGTGGCTGATGCCATTTACCCACAGCAGCCTGTCACTTCACTGGTATACGTTTGCTCTCCGATACAACACGTTATTAACTTTACCATCAGCGGAATTTCAACCGCAGACAGTACGACTACCACCGCGGTCGCGGCGGCGATTGACGGTGTTTTATTTGAATCCGGAAACCCGCAGGGCACTACGATATTACTGTCAGATCTTCTGATCGCGATCAGTAATGTCAGCGGTACCAGTGGCTTTATCCTGACGTCACCCGCGGCGAATATCACGACCGCGACGGGTGAACTTCCGGTAAGGGGTACGGTGACTTACACATGA
- a CDS encoding DUF2635 domain-containing protein, protein MFVKPTAGRTVRDPVKSTLLPEEGTEVPESTFWNRRLRDGDVVKTDAAQQTKAASKVTDTTTDSDKTTATTDTGSAR, encoded by the coding sequence ATGTTTGTAAAACCGACCGCCGGGCGCACTGTGCGCGATCCGGTTAAAAGCACCCTATTGCCTGAAGAAGGGACAGAAGTGCCGGAAAGTACGTTTTGGAACCGCCGGTTGCGCGACGGTGACGTCGTAAAAACTGATGCGGCGCAGCAGACGAAGGCCGCTTCGAAAGTGACGGATACCACCACAGACAGCGATAAAACTACCGCTACGACTGATACGGGGAGTGCCCGCTAA
- a CDS encoding DNA circularization protein, with product MPLIQDALSSLLGFSGDTWQWRDHIHPASFRGVPFAVVDGDGSFGRRQAVHEYPYRDSVWVEDLGRSTRRLTLSGFIIQSSLVYSAPDVMTQRDNLIAACESLGSGTLIHPTLGELTVSIPEGGLRLRESKDSERVFEFTLTVIESGLRVFAVTGAVPAASTVQTSWLALAAKSAATFIAEVNSDIRTVTQVIKMLKSTVSFWTGMVTRVANEATNLSNTLKSTFGSTRYGRYNTGSVGGTSSGATTTTSSEADTDNYELLVTQKMASSVEDRAKAEATTVSLLASTSVAAYASGAQDVINALLDSEVRGLDLIRMLETLSGFSDTTYRPDISDSSITLSAQIYLITLCAGAMAYTASLYEPASYDEATALLQRTISVIDKVSLAAADAGYDAVFSELSVLKTNVNTTLKEKGALLANVSTLTLAQSLPALNLANKLYQDADRTEGLVKMADPVHPAFMPLTFRALTS from the coding sequence ATGCCACTGATTCAAGATGCACTGTCTTCTCTGTTAGGTTTTTCCGGCGACACATGGCAATGGCGGGATCACATTCACCCCGCCTCATTTCGCGGCGTTCCTTTCGCTGTTGTTGACGGTGACGGCAGTTTCGGTCGCCGGCAGGCCGTTCATGAATACCCTTATCGCGATTCGGTCTGGGTTGAAGATTTGGGGCGTTCTACCCGCCGTCTGACGCTGTCCGGTTTTATCATTCAAAGCAGCCTCGTCTACAGCGCACCGGACGTCATGACGCAGCGCGATAACCTGATCGCCGCCTGCGAAAGCCTGGGCTCCGGTACGCTTATCCACCCCACGCTGGGCGAACTGACGGTCAGTATCCCAGAAGGCGGCCTCCGGCTGCGCGAAAGCAAAGACTCAGAGCGCGTGTTTGAATTTACCCTGACCGTTATTGAGTCGGGGCTGCGTGTTTTCGCTGTGACTGGCGCTGTGCCCGCCGCCTCTACCGTTCAAACATCCTGGCTGGCGCTGGCGGCGAAATCGGCGGCCACGTTTATTGCCGAGGTGAACTCTGATATTCGGACGGTAACGCAGGTGATCAAAATGCTCAAAAGCACCGTGTCATTCTGGACTGGCATGGTTACCCGCGTTGCTAATGAAGCCACCAACCTCAGCAACACCCTGAAATCTACGTTCGGCAGCACCCGATATGGCCGTTATAACACCGGCTCTGTCGGCGGCACCTCGTCGGGCGCAACCACGACAACGTCATCCGAAGCAGATACCGATAATTATGAACTTCTGGTAACGCAAAAGATGGCCTCTTCGGTAGAGGACAGGGCGAAGGCGGAAGCCACAACGGTCAGCCTGCTGGCATCAACCAGCGTCGCGGCTTATGCCAGCGGCGCACAGGACGTGATTAACGCGTTGCTGGACAGCGAGGTGAGAGGTCTGGATCTGATACGCATGCTGGAAACACTTTCGGGTTTTTCAGACACCACCTATCGCCCTGACATCAGTGACAGCAGCATCACACTGTCAGCTCAGATTTACCTGATCACGCTGTGCGCGGGGGCAATGGCCTATACCGCTTCCCTTTATGAGCCTGCGAGCTATGACGAGGCCACGGCGTTGCTTCAGCGCACCATATCTGTGATCGATAAAGTTTCTCTGGCTGCAGCAGATGCGGGCTATGACGCCGTGTTCAGCGAATTGTCGGTGCTTAAAACCAATGTAAACACCACGCTGAAAGAAAAAGGCGCGCTTCTGGCCAATGTCTCCACCCTGACGTTGGCACAGTCATTACCCGCGTTAAATTTGGCAAACAAGCTGTATCAGGATGCTGACCGCACCGAAGGCCTGGTAAAAATGGCCGATCCGGTCCATCCGGCCTTTATGCCACTGACCTTCAGGGCGCTGACCTCATGA
- a CDS encoding major capsid protein: MNIFDTNVLVQVVPNLMTSQNWLLDRFFPNVVTYESEEVSIDVDIGKRRMAPFVSPLVEGKLVEQRKYQTNTFKPAYIKDKRAPDLRKPIRRQIGERIGGEYTAGEREMLNLQFEMADQIDMINRRLEWMAASALATGTVTVAGEGYETKVVDFGRSPDLTIVLSGSDKWPTSVTAGATNTQPSDDIETWQTTFLKESGAVPTDLVFTNSSWRAFRLDTTIKDNAITFPALSPFGNQINAGAQIAKGAVYKGRWGNFDLWLYNDWFIDPLDNVEKPMIADGAVIMSGADLMGTRAFGVILDPAFNYGPLAFAPKSEVKFDPAQRIILMQSAPLVIPSRVNASLCATVV, translated from the coding sequence ATGAATATTTTTGATACCAACGTACTGGTTCAGGTAGTACCAAACCTGATGACCAGCCAGAACTGGTTGCTCGACCGCTTCTTCCCTAACGTGGTGACTTACGAATCGGAAGAAGTCTCGATTGACGTCGATATTGGTAAGCGCCGTATGGCACCGTTTGTGTCGCCATTGGTAGAAGGAAAGCTGGTTGAGCAGCGTAAATACCAGACCAACACTTTCAAGCCGGCCTACATCAAAGACAAGCGTGCCCCAGATCTGCGTAAGCCGATTCGCCGCCAGATTGGCGAGCGTATTGGTGGCGAATACACTGCTGGTGAGCGTGAAATGCTGAACCTTCAGTTTGAAATGGCTGACCAGATTGACATGATCAACCGTCGTCTGGAATGGATGGCGGCCAGTGCATTAGCGACCGGCACAGTCACCGTGGCAGGTGAAGGGTATGAAACCAAAGTTGTGGATTTTGGTCGCTCTCCTGACCTGACTATTGTGCTCAGCGGTTCGGATAAATGGCCGACCAGCGTTACAGCAGGCGCGACAAATACCCAGCCATCGGATGATATTGAGACATGGCAGACGACGTTTTTAAAAGAGTCCGGCGCAGTACCGACCGACCTTGTCTTCACCAACAGTTCATGGCGCGCATTCCGTCTGGATACCACCATCAAGGACAACGCCATTACCTTCCCGGCGCTCAGCCCGTTTGGTAACCAGATTAACGCGGGTGCGCAGATCGCCAAAGGCGCTGTGTACAAAGGCCGCTGGGGCAACTTCGATCTGTGGCTGTATAACGACTGGTTCATTGACCCGCTGGATAATGTTGAAAAACCAATGATTGCCGACGGTGCCGTGATCATGAGTGGGGCCGATCTGATGGGCACGCGTGCATTCGGGGTCATTCTCGACCCTGCCTTCAACTATGGCCCGCTGGCCTTCGCGCCAAAATCAGAAGTGAAATTTGACCCGGCTCAGCGAATTATTTTGATGCAGTCCGCGCCTCTGGTGATCCCAAGTCGTGTAAATGCATCACTTTGTGCAACGGTGGTGTAA
- a CDS encoding phage tail tube protein, with translation MADTSNRLAGTAFVTTNGVSIMVAGQFKYSPSKLKRETLTGMDNVHGYKEKPSAPFISCQVRDSGGTTVADFTDMTNVTVVAELANGKTIIGTGMWTVESQEVDSEDAVFDVRWEGFDVVES, from the coding sequence ATGGCAGATACATCTAACCGTCTCGCGGGGACAGCTTTTGTTACGACAAATGGCGTCTCGATCATGGTCGCCGGCCAGTTCAAATACAGTCCGTCCAAGCTCAAGCGTGAAACGCTGACCGGCATGGACAATGTGCACGGCTATAAAGAGAAGCCGTCTGCGCCGTTCATCTCCTGTCAGGTGCGCGACAGCGGTGGCACCACCGTTGCTGACTTCACGGACATGACCAATGTGACGGTGGTGGCTGAGCTGGCCAACGGTAAAACCATCATCGGCACCGGTATGTGGACGGTGGAATCGCAGGAAGTGGACAGCGAAGATGCGGTCTTCGACGTGCGCTGGGAAGGTTTTGACGTGGTGGAGAGCTGA
- a CDS encoding head decoration protein: MDQFGDNAFAPGMTSSMFIPDQLVSGPLQLVTDSVTIAVDGPLVRGTVLGMVTATSQYVLSVKTATDGSEIPMAILVDDVDTTTSAQQGGVYLMGEFNQNKLIIDASWTLAGLKIALRPFGIFLRDSVQAPIS, encoded by the coding sequence ATGGATCAGTTCGGTGATAATGCATTCGCGCCGGGAATGACATCTTCCATGTTTATTCCCGATCAGTTGGTGTCTGGCCCCCTCCAGTTAGTCACGGATTCGGTAACTATTGCGGTAGATGGCCCGCTGGTTCGCGGTACTGTTTTAGGCATGGTAACTGCCACTTCCCAATATGTTTTAAGCGTTAAAACAGCCACTGATGGGAGTGAAATCCCTATGGCTATTCTGGTTGATGATGTGGATACCACGACATCAGCCCAGCAGGGCGGCGTATATCTGATGGGGGAATTTAACCAAAACAAACTCATTATCGACGCATCCTGGACGCTGGCCGGCTTGAAAATAGCGTTACGGCCCTTTGGTATCTTCCTTCGCGACAGCGTGCAAGCCCCTATTTCCTGA
- a CDS encoding YmfQ family protein — MSRFSTEDYTAALQNLMPTGLVWPRKTDSVQSAVFRALAQSYQQSDDAAEGLLVGAFPATATIMLADWEKTLGLPDDCAIGENDSIALRQKAVVARLFSTGGQSASYFIGVAKALGYDVTVTVYRQARAGFSVCGDALNGESWPFTWLVTAPETTITYAQAGISYCGDPLRSWGNKRLECRLTALAPSHTIIKFGYYS; from the coding sequence ATGAGCCGGTTCAGCACAGAAGATTACACGGCTGCGTTGCAGAACCTGATGCCAACGGGTTTAGTGTGGCCCCGCAAAACTGACAGCGTGCAGTCAGCGGTATTTCGGGCGCTGGCGCAGTCCTATCAGCAATCAGACGATGCGGCAGAGGGGTTGCTGGTGGGCGCATTCCCGGCCACGGCAACAATTATGCTTGCAGACTGGGAAAAGACGCTCGGACTTCCTGACGACTGTGCCATCGGCGAGAACGACAGTATTGCGTTGAGGCAAAAAGCCGTTGTCGCGAGACTGTTCAGCACGGGAGGGCAGTCCGCCTCCTATTTTATCGGTGTTGCAAAAGCGCTCGGGTATGACGTGACAGTCACCGTGTACCGGCAGGCACGGGCAGGCTTCTCGGTATGCGGAGATGCGTTAAACGGGGAAAGCTGGCCTTTCACCTGGCTGGTCACCGCGCCGGAGACGACCATTACCTACGCGCAGGCGGGGATATCATATTGCGGAGACCCGCTACGCTCATGGGGGAATAAACGCCTCGAGTGCAGACTGACGGCGCTGGCGCCCTCTCACACCATTATTAAGTTTGGCTATTATTCTTAA